CTATCGGATAAAGGCGCAGAAACCTTACTCAAGGCCCATCGCAACTGGAGCGAGGTCAACCTGTGGCGCGCCATTGAACGTTCAGGCCGCCCATATACCTACGACAATTACCTGACCGCCCTCGATTTGCAGATGACCCACGAGGGCGATATCGAAAGCCGTGACACCCAGATTTACCTGAAGCTGTACGGCAAAACCCTGTACATGGCGCTGATCATCACCCTGCTCTGCGCCCTGATCGGCTACCCGCTGGCCTATTACCTCGCGCACTTGCCGAGCAACCGCGCCAACCTGCTGATGGTGCTGGTTTTGCTGCCGTTCTGGACCTCGCTATTGGTCCGCACCACCGCGTGGATTGCGCTCTTGCAAACCAACGGCGTGGTCAACAGTTTCCTACTCAGCATGGGCGTGGTCGCAGAACCCGTGGAAATGCTCTACACCTCGTTCGCCACCATTCTTGCGATGACCCACATCCTGCTGCCGTTCATGATCCTGCCGCTGTACAGCGTGATGCGCAGCATTGACCCAAGCTATACCCGCGCCGCGCTGTCCATGGGGGCTAAACCGCTGCCCGCGTTCGCCCGCATCTACCTGCCGATGACGCTGCCGGGCTTAAGTGCCGGGGCGCTGTTGGTGTTCATCATCTCCATTGGTTACTACATCACCCCGGCGCTGGTCGGCGGCACCGATGGGCAGATGATCAGCAACATCATCGCCTTCCACATGCAGCGCTCGAATAACTGGGAACTGGCCGCCGCGCTGGGCTCGTTGCTGTTGGGCCTGATCCTGATTCTGTACTGGGTGTACGACCGTTTTGTCGGCACCAGCAATATCAAACTGGGGTGAACATGAGCAGCTCGACCGTTTATTACAGCGTGGGGCACCGACTGGGCAGCTGGCTGCTGCGACTCTGCTCGTGGCTGGTTCTGCTGTTTCTGATCCTGCCGATTCTGGTGATCGTACCGTTGTCATTTAACAGCGAACCTTTCTTCAGCTTCACCGAAGGCATGCTTACGCTGCAGCCAGAGGCTTACTCGCTGCGCTGGTACCGGGAAGTGTTTACGGACAGCGCCTGGCTGCTGTCGATCAAAAACAGCTTTGTCATCGGCATCTTCTCCACCCTGATCGCCACGGTGCTGGGCACCTGTGCGGCGGTAGGTTTAGCCCGTGCGGAAATGCCTGCACGCCGTTTGATCACCGCCCTGCTGCTCTCGCCGATGATCGTGCCGCTGATCATCACCGCCGCTGGGATGTTCTTCTTTTATTCAGACATTGGCCTGTCGGGCAATTACCTCGGCATCATCCTCGCCCACGCGGTACTCGGCACGCCCTTTGTGATCATTACCGTGACCGCCACGCTGGCCGGTTTCGATTACTCATTGGTGCGCGCTGCGCTGAACCTCGGGGCACGGCCGCTGCGGGCGTTCTTTGATGTGATCCTGCCGCTGATTCGCCCCGGCGTGATTTCCGGCGCCCTGTTCGCCTTTATCACCTCGTTCGACGAAGTGGTGGTGATCCTGTTTATGGCAGGTCCCGAGCAACGCACTATTCCGCGGCAGATGTTTTCCGGCCTGCGCGAGCAAATCAACCCGAGCATTCTGGCTGTAGCGACACTGCTGATTGTGATGTCGATCATCCTGCTGGTGACCATGGAACTGCTGCGCCGTCGCTCTGAACGGCTGAGAGGAGCCGAAACGCAGGAGTAAACCTGAGACTTTTCCGAATCCACCTGAACAGCACCTGAACGGAAAGCTGATACAGCAGTCACAGCCTTGCCCTTAATGGCAGGGCTGCCTACCCTTGCGGGCTAGCCCGCCCACGTTGCGCTCACTGCACGCGCACCTTTGCTTTACTTCCCCAAGGTCTACGCTGGATAGATTTCTGCCAGCGCAGCCTCACCATGGCCGCAGCCATCTGCCTCACGCTGTAGCCCCCTAAAAAGGAGATTTCCATGGGTGAATTTCTGTTCGCCATAAATTTGCTGGCTGCCCTTTTGCTCGGCGCCCTGATCGGCGTTGAACGCCAGTGGCGCCAGCGTCTCTCCGTGCTACGCACCAACGCGCTGGTGTGCCTTGGGGCCGCTAGCTTCACCGTCTTTGCAGGTCTGGTAGATGGCGACAGCAGCCCGACACGGGTCGCCGCGCAGATTGTCTCCGGTATCGGTTTTCTTGGTGCCGGTGTGATCATGCGCGATGGCTTGCAAATCAGCGGCCTGAACACCGCCGCCACCCTCTGGTGTTCAGCCGCAGTGGGCATCCTGGCAGGAGCAGGTTTTCTGCTGGAGGCGGCCACCGTCACCGGCCTGATTCTGATGGCTAACGTCGCCCTGCGCCCGGTCGTGCGCATGATCAACCGCCAGCCGCAAGTCGAGTCCGAAGAAGAACAACAATACGCGGTTAGCGTCACCTGCCTGGTCGACTACGAAGCCCACATCCGCAGCCAACTCACCCGCGCCGCCGAACAAAGCGGCCTGCGCCTGCTGCGTCTGGACAGCAAAGAAACCGATAACGGCGAACGCTGCAAAGTCAGTGCGCTACTGGAAGCCGACCAACGCAGCGACCAGAAACTGGAAAACTGCATCGGCCGCCTGAGCGTCGAACCCGGCGTCACGGGCGTGCGCTGGCGGATTCATAATGCGGAACTTTAAAGCAGCAAGGCTTATTTCCACTGCAATAACAGCGTGATCCCACAATGTTAAATATTGATGCCTTTCACTGAACGCAAGAGCACCACCAACGGCCCCATCAGAAGGGTGCCCGGAATTACCGTGTAAGAGGTTGAGCGGCATGGATGCCGCGAGAGTCGCGATGGGCCAAGGATGGCCCTTCGCGGCGGGCCTCTGGAGCGGTGATTCCGGGCACGAACCCGCAGCGAAGCGCAGGGCCGGATGTCGGGGCAAGATTTTTTGGTTTCTTTTGTATCGTTTGACAAAGGAGACTCGCCCGAAAAGGGCGAAACCCATACAAAAGGTCCTACTCAATCTCCCGCGACTCAGCTGAACAAAATCAACTGACTACAATTACCTGTAGCATTTCAAACAACATAACAACGGACACAGCACAATTCATCCACCCTTATCGCCCCGCCCTTTCA
The Pseudomonas mendocina DNA segment above includes these coding regions:
- a CDS encoding ABC transporter permease, which gives rise to MSPSLSTSEARQAAQSYRRKRLMALAFVLPLLLFVIVTFVAPIGTMLWRSVYHPTLIELIPQTLEQLKQWDGESTPDQQVLGTFANELHALNKSRQSGKLAEEINRAYSGMSSVVKASARKVGKLKAEELSDKGAETLLKAHRNWSEVNLWRAIERSGRPYTYDNYLTALDLQMTHEGDIESRDTQIYLKLYGKTLYMALIITLLCALIGYPLAYYLAHLPSNRANLLMVLVLLPFWTSLLVRTTAWIALLQTNGVVNSFLLSMGVVAEPVEMLYTSFATILAMTHILLPFMILPLYSVMRSIDPSYTRAALSMGAKPLPAFARIYLPMTLPGLSAGALLVFIISIGYYITPALVGGTDGQMISNIIAFHMQRSNNWELAAALGSLLLGLILILYWVYDRFVGTSNIKLG
- a CDS encoding ABC transporter permease; the protein is MSSSTVYYSVGHRLGSWLLRLCSWLVLLFLILPILVIVPLSFNSEPFFSFTEGMLTLQPEAYSLRWYREVFTDSAWLLSIKNSFVIGIFSTLIATVLGTCAAVGLARAEMPARRLITALLLSPMIVPLIITAAGMFFFYSDIGLSGNYLGIILAHAVLGTPFVIITVTATLAGFDYSLVRAALNLGARPLRAFFDVILPLIRPGVISGALFAFITSFDEVVVILFMAGPEQRTIPRQMFSGLREQINPSILAVATLLIVMSIILLVTMELLRRRSERLRGAETQE
- a CDS encoding MgtC/SapB family protein, giving the protein MGEFLFAINLLAALLLGALIGVERQWRQRLSVLRTNALVCLGAASFTVFAGLVDGDSSPTRVAAQIVSGIGFLGAGVIMRDGLQISGLNTAATLWCSAAVGILAGAGFLLEAATVTGLILMANVALRPVVRMINRQPQVESEEEQQYAVSVTCLVDYEAHIRSQLTRAAEQSGLRLLRLDSKETDNGERCKVSALLEADQRSDQKLENCIGRLSVEPGVTGVRWRIHNAEL